The Theobroma cacao cultivar B97-61/B2 chromosome 1, Criollo_cocoa_genome_V2, whole genome shotgun sequence genome contains the following window.
AGCTTCATGATACTATCTCTCTTACAAAGAAAGTTGCTACAGGTAGGCAACCTGTTGGTTTTCTAAACTACCATATATGTGCTAATAACACACATGGTAAGATATCAATGCCAAGCATGCTATGCTGGAATTTGTCCAATTCAATAACTTGAGACTTGAGTGCATCATAATCATTAATTCATTATCAATAGGGGCATACCTCATAGTAAAGTTCAATAGCTTCACGGGTATAATGGTTTTCTTTATCCCACGGTAAAGGGGGACAACTTTCTGAAAACATGTTTGAGAGTTAAGGACTTTAGATAAGGCATAGAAAACtgaaaatattacaaaatatatGGTGAAACCAATAAGcattttgatatttaaaagagaaaacaaaaaggataTGATATCAAGATGAGCTGAAAACATTTCAGTTTCACAGAAATCCTCTATAAAATCACTGGACATAACCTCTGCATAGAGTAGCAAAACAGGCCAATGAAGAATTCCATTTTTATCCAATTCCGGCTTCCTTAATCCAGTAAGTTCTCTGTACATTGCCTTCCCAATCTTCAAACTTCTACCTTCAATAGCAGAAACAAGGTCCTAATCAAGCAAAAAGCAAATAAGACCCGAGgcacttccttttttttattttaattaagaaaaggAGCTGTTGGGAGTCCAATTATAAAACCTTAGCCTGTACAAGGGCCTTAGAAACTTGAGCTTCACGCTGCTCCTGTACCATCTTCTTCAAATCAATCTGCTTTGCCAGTTTCTTTAACTCCTCATTACTTGGGTCTTTTCCTATTCCACTTTCACAATAAGATTTCGCCTCCGATAACAAATTTAACGACAGACACGCTTTGGCAGCTCGATAATACGCCTAAACAAAGATATTCCAAGAATGAACAAAtccttatatatatatctattaaAAAAAGGTCCATTTTCTGAAGCATAAGAAACAGCATTAACTGAATGTAGTACCTTAACGTTTGCAGGGGAGAGCTTAATGGCATCCTGAGCGTCGGTGACGGCACGGCGGTAATTCCCAAGGAGTAAATTTACATGAGCTTTATTTGAGAACAAAACGGAGGTGTCTTGGTCGTTTAGAACTTTCTGGTTGATAGCTCTGCTGTAACAGTCGATGGCTTCTTGGTAAtgctttttcccctttttgaCAAACTCGTTTCCTTTCTCCTGAAAGACCCAATTTTcaaagaatgaattttcaacaaaagaataagGTGAAAGTTAAAAGAGTTTTCTgaaataaagaattttaaaaggATAAAGAGAAGgagccaaaaaagaaaaaccttaaGTTCAAGAGCAGCTGATTCTTTGAGGGCAGAAATGGCTTCTAGGTCAGCGATCTCGCTTTCTGTTTTGGGTTCTGAGCCTCTTTCCATCCATAAAGCCATTTTATTCGATGTTTGCTGGAAGGAAAGGCAGGGAGAAGTGGAGATATACAGATAAATGGAGAGACTATCGTCGTGTCGGACGAGAGAAGATGAAAGAACAAAACTAGAGAAATTACCACTTCTAAAAAAGTTTTCATGTCCCTAAACCCCTTCGCTCGAATTTTAATCGTTAAAACCCTCTCCAAACCCTACCCTGCCCTTACTCTAGCTTCTTAATTACTAAGTGGTGCCCGGAGCTACGTTACTGTATAGATCACAGGAAATATGgtaaaaagatttatttagttcatatattttttaaattttgttcaatttagtctttacaatcaaaattaaaacaatttaatcttttaatttcaaaaattacattaattTAATCTCTTCCCTTAGTGACATTTAATTTTACTGTTAAAGGATGACCTTAATGCTGATCTATCACATTTTTGATGACATGGCATGCCACGTGGCATCAAATGATGATGTGGCAATGCCACGTGGTACTATACAATGATGTGGCAGTACTGACGTCATTATTGACATCATTCTTTAACGATAAAATTAGATGTCGTTAGGGAAAGGGACTAAATTaatgtaattttcaaaattaagagaCTAAATTGCTTCGATTTTGAGTACATAGACTAAATTTTGTTATGTCATatggactaaattgaacaaaaatatataatacaggcactaaattgaacaaaaatatataatacagggattaaattgaacaaaattgagatgttaaatgactaaattgaaaaaaatatttgacaaatataaatctttaaGTAGGTTGTTGTATGCTTATTAATaagctaaatatttaagtgtaaaagatttatgatgttaaaaatataaataaatattttcttgattatttgattctagaatatgtaaattaatttatcttttttacaaaaattaagtttgcaTTCTTcttctataaaaaatatttttaaaaaatttcatacctgaagtcaaatttagatgaataacttgtattatgttaaaataaaataatataaaatgactaaataaatttttttttcttctatttataatattataaaaatttaaaatttatttaacttagtttttaaCTTGAGTTAAAgtcaaattagcaaaatatgttgatttagtttttccttttaaaaaaatgaagaactaATATATAGAGTTAGCgatgattatataaataatttctcGTTCTGACTTGCTTAATTTAGACATGACTAACCTCTTATTACAACCATAGAATTTGAGCTCCACCCTTCtaattatttatctattttttatatttttattttgtttaatattttaagttatattttttaagttgaaatttcCTAGATTAAAGACTGCATTTATAGTTGATGAAGTTAAATATAACTGTAAATATTTGTAccattttactttattaataaaatttttataaatccaaattaatgatttaaatttaaatttagcagaatttaattatgatatttaaatttaaataaaatcattttataagaaattttgcataaatttaaataaaaggtaaattggGTAAGAGTTGAATAATTTCATACCAATgtgtatttgtaaattgtgaaagttgtaactaaataaacatattttgctaatttgagtaaatttaaatcaaaggtAAATTGGGTAAGagttgaataattttaaaaaaatgtgtatttgtaaattgtaaaAGGTAtaactaaatcaacatatttagttactttatattattttattttaacgtaatgcaagttattcatctaaatttgactttaggtatgaaattttttcataaatttttttataaaaggagaattcaaacttaatttttgtaaaaaagataaattaatttacatattctaaaatcaaataatcaagtaagaaaatatttttatatatttttaacaccataaatcttttacacttaaatatttagcttATTAATAAGCATATTAATAATCTACTTAAAGATGtgtattttcaattttttttcaatttagtctctcaacatctcaattttgatcaatttagtccctgtgctatatatttttattcaatttaatccctatGATGtgatagaattttttttaaatttttttgatatgtTATGCGGCTTTGACATGTCAACATGTTAGTGCCACGTCAACACTGTCATTTCATCGTATAGTGCCACGTGGTATCATCATGTCATCACTCGATGCCATGTCATAAAAATGTGACACATTAGTGCTGACGTCATCTTTTAACGATAAAATCGGATGCCATTAAGGggagggactaaattgacgCAATTCTCAAAATCAAGAGACTAAATTGCTTCGATTTTGAATataaggactaaattgaacaaaattgaatagTTCAAGGACTGAATAGGTCTTTTTACTTGGGAAATATATAGATAATGTTGTAGTGGACTTCAATTTGATATCTTAAAAAGAGTTTGTAGGGAAAGTTATATTGTATTATTTAACTGCATAAATGTATGATTTTTGCTATatagagaaaaagataaactGGTATTAATTGAAGATagttatttggttttatttcAATCACTGAAAAGCTACTCCtaaatatatgattttaaaacAGTACTGTAGTAAttctttttccattaaaaatatattgttcaGACAAAATGAATAACATTTGTGATTTGGAGGTTTGCTCTTCCTTTTGCCATATACAtttgtttccatttttttttatttctgttGTTGTGCTATATTTTGTTAGTCAATTGCATGAATATATTGTATTAGTCAACTGCATGGATGCTTGGTTTTTGCTGATAGAGGAAAAGATAAACtagtattaattaaatatattttttgctcTAGTTTCAATCATAAAAAACTTGCACCTACATATATggttataaaacaatatttattcAAAGAAGACAATAACCTTCTCAAACATCtagtaatttctttttccattaaaattatattattcaaaCAAAATGATCAATTTTTGTCATTTGCAAGTTTTCATTGTTTGTATGTTGCTTGTAAGATATTCCTTGACACAcaaattttaagtaaaatcATATTTCTTGTTTATACTTATATGAGGAAAGAAACTACCATATTTATGTCAATAGTATATAGTGTTGGCTCAAGGGTAAAGCCACCAAAGCGGTGGTTTTAGGCCCCAAATTTTTATAGGcctttaattttataatattaatataattaattatattaagaatatataaaaaattaaaatatttaataaaatatctatATATTCTGTTTGtcaagcctgaccttataaaatatttgccatgacattcatgtgattgacagaATGATTGCATACTTTGAAAGCCTCGAAAAATCgacaaaagtcggtagtgtACCAACAGAtgcaactaagttgaattaagtcTCGATTTAGATCAAagagagattttaagatgaaattgaaaattttaaagtcccagaatgacttaaaatgttgattcggagttcaaagatcgatttggagtcaaattagaattttcataatccaagggcaaaatggtcattttgccacttgaggttaagatgtgaatgttggaagaagtttttgatcaagattgactatttagaacataatttgagtttgagaagtaaaaaattttaattatgacattttttcaagcataggggtaaaatagtcattttgtcaccccaagggcaaaattgtaattttacaccatccaacacttgtccagtacatggattttacccaatattatcatagataattgaagaaatttaagtggtggaaagagattgcttaatgggtaagtataacacatggaccaatagaatggtgacatgtgtcaagtttatatccatttattatttagctttaaaatcagcacaaaatcagcctatttctcaTTCTTAAGGCcggccaaagaagaacaaaggaagaaaagaaagaacaagaaccctaggtggaaaaattcaaaggaaaagtgtgaaaattcaaggaaacaagtgaaaaaggtaagattttttcaatAGAGCTTgagatctacctttcccatgcattctttagcattttccatggttgaatcacatggtttcatgatgggtctcttgctggccgaacatggggggaggagttttgatgcttgatttggctAGATTTCAaagtattttagtgtttttagttagttagtgatgtgtagcatggaaaaccaacaagaaaaattcattttctcccattacccatcattggccgaattctccatgtggaatattgatgatgattttgatttttatttcaagtgaattgatgaggaaatgatgaattatggtgagaaaatcgagtaggaaaaatcatagtgttgatgcacctaccatggccgaaatttccaagaaaaaatgtgaagataattttgctaaattttatactatttgacttttgtttgatggtttggagaattgaaagaaaaatggagttaattggagttgaatcggacatattggccaattaatcgggtgatagatcgaattgggccaatatctttttatttaggtacacaattgaatttgtgtagaacactgcgtttagacgataatccgaataatttgcattccatttcatgcatccatatagttttataacggtttagcaccaatgtggtaaattgcttgattttgcatcatgtctaggtggtgaatcctccgctaagggcaaagaaattgtacccgaggatcgGTAGTCAAAGTACTCTAGAAATTCGACTCctgaaatagtgagtaaccttatcatcattttaattatctaaagtggtcattttattcgattttgtgaattttatgaaaaatgagtttatatggtaaatttttaggttttataaacaaaatgtgtttaaatgaaaagatcttataaattgtcttgaaattgaatgatggctttgaaaatagagtaactggagaccacttgatgtgttgtaaatttatggttctaattgatggcttatgataatgtgttggcatgactggctggaaTTGTGGTTTGTGAACTGTATGAATTGTTCTGTTTTACATTTACAAGCTGGGTAGTATAATATTAGTCATGTCatgttgtcaaaattttattgtatggtgggtttagcttgctgcagtgggcgggttctgtggaccagcctattagagaggcaTGGAATCCAATTACATATGTACCTCGGTcagagaggcgcgtagggtatctcctgaggtatggttagagttcatgtcacgccgaaccacctcgtgatgatgaactccgctaacgccaaggaacgactttgttttcaaaataaaaacatgatttatgcgtacataaatttttaacagccttggcggactcggttaaatgcctcggccaaggtattcccgataatgattttggcaggagccaagcttttaagatactcataagccatgttgactatttaaatgaaatgaatgtttatgttatgaaatacatatttagatagaatattttaatcgtctccttttactcgactttagatatttggaatgatgtttgtttactcattgggattatataatctcaccaccctcctttccacccatttcaagctccgaataggctgtagatagctagTTTCATCGAGgctaccattggatttgcatcctccaaattgtaggtt
Protein-coding sequences here:
- the LOC18613037 gene encoding tetratricopeptide repeat protein 4 homolog isoform X2 — protein: MALWMERGSEPKTESEIADLEAISALKESAALELKEKGNEFVKKGKKHYQEAIDCYSRAINQKVLNDQDTSVLFSNKAHVNLLLGNYRRAVTDAQDAIKLSPANVKAYYRAAKACLSLNLLSEAKSYCESGIGKDPSNEELKKLAKQIDLKKMVQEQREAQVSKALVQAKDLVSAIEGRSLKIGKAMYRELTGLRKPELDKNGILHWPVLLLYAEVMSSDFIEDFCETEMFSAHLDIMFSESCPPLPWDKENHYTREAIELYYEAASGVHLSKTKIIHHLLEGTAASNVESVGEEEKDAVDCSTYGDSAGSSKWVKVNEKGTLHDVLKEPNFIIPMIPVFYVVSKRSCFYKDFIAGKWAPPM
- the LOC18613037 gene encoding tetratricopeptide repeat protein 4 homolog isoform X1, which encodes MALWMERGSEPKTESEIADLEAISALKESAALELKEKGNEFVKKGKKHYQEAIDCYSRAINQKVLNDQDTSVLFSNKAHVNLLLGNYRRAVTDAQDAIKLSPANVKAYYRAAKACLSLNLLSEAKSYCESGIGKDPSNEELKKLAKQIDLKKMVQEQREAQVSKALVQAKDLVSAIEGRSLKIGKAMYRELTGLRKPELDKNGILHWPVLLLYAEVMSSDFIEDFCETEMFSAHLDIMFSESCPPLPWDKENHYTREAIELYYEAASGVHLSKTKIIHHLLEGTAASNVESVGEEEKDAVDCSTYGDSAGGSSKWVKVNEKGTLHDVLKEPNFIIPMIPVFYVVSKRSCFYKDFIAGKWAPPM